The following proteins are co-located in the Macadamia integrifolia cultivar HAES 741 chromosome 3, SCU_Mint_v3, whole genome shotgun sequence genome:
- the LOC122073734 gene encoding uncharacterized protein LOC122073734 yields the protein MAFLRHQKSFVFPAPPPSPIANGRGLRSAAVDDQILSEYLENNLRIPELDLYQSRSLSISHRPIPDEIDLRLLSSRDDESIRQVLESVVEFGVFRIIGHGISADEIGSLIDEVEMVFPIPVELKRDLNREKFLWFSSGKTRLRGEIGPERNRSLR from the coding sequence ATGGCTTTTCTCCGCCACCAAAAAAGCTTCGTCTTCCCTGCTCCACCTCCATCTCCGATCGCCAATGGCAGAGGATTAAGATCAGCCGCCGTAGACGATCAGATCCTCTCCGAATATCTCGAGAACAATCTACGTATCCCTGAACTTGATCTATACCAATCTCGGTCTCTGTCGATTTCACATCGCCCGATTCCAGATGAAATCGATCTACGGTTGCTTTCTTCAAGAGACGATGAATCTATTCGTCAGGTATTGGAATCGGTAGTTGAGTTCGGCGTTTTCAGAATCATCGGTCATGGAATCTCTGCTGATGAAATAGGTTCGTTGATTGACGAAGTAGAGATGGTTTTTCCGATCCCGGTGGAGTTAAAGAGGGATTTGAATCGAGAGAAGTTCTTGTGGTTTTCTTCTGGAAAAACTAGACTACGAGGAGAGATCGGTCCCGAAAGAAATCGGAGCTTAAGGTAA